ggccacgccaccccACCTGATGTGGGCAAATAACACTGCCACGCCTGTCTGGATGGTGTGACGACGACGTTTTGATATTCTGATCACTGTAAGAAGCCACTGATACACCAGTGTGGACTGCCTTTTCAAATGTTgggtttaattttaaaattaaaaaataaataggttaaaaaaattctgatcaatgtatatattttgtatgtgtGTTGATTCATtaatatccatatgaatttgcACATGGCTAGAAATTCTTGCATTGCGGAATGAAGGGAGTAGATAATTTGGTGTAGTGATCGCACCTTCTCTTGTATATTAGTTGTTCAAATGGCAGTTTTACTGTACTTATTAATAGTTCAATATTTAGACTACCCATTATGTGCTAAACTACTGTTCTGAGCACCTTTTCAATGTACTGCAGGTTTAAAATCTCATGCTGTCACACTATATGAAGCTGGAAAATTAGGTGATTCTTGCATTGCGGAACTATGCAGTGATCTGGCTAGTCTAGAAGGGAAGAAGTTTGAGGGTGTGCTGGAGGAGTTTGCTAATCATGCATTCAGTCTGCGATGCTTCCTGGAGTGTTTACAAGCTGGTGGTGTTTCTACCAGTGGGAATATTGATAAAGCTGGTGAAGCAAAGCTTCCAACAAGCTCCGTTACTACCCATTTGACCAAGATAAACATTGAGGACACTGTGGAAGATTGCCCTGATGAACTGTCCCAGCGGAACCTCTCTGATTTGAATGGTAATGATGGGAATATGTTGATGTCATCAGCGACTTTATCAGAAAGCGGAGAAGGCATGGTGAGAAATGATGTCGAGGATAGTGGGACTACCCAACTGGATGGCTCAACTGATATCGATGTGGTTAAGACTCAAAGAAAGTACAAAGTTGATATTCTCCGATGTGAGAGCTTAGCTTCACTTCCACCAGCAACACTAGAACGGCTTTTTCTCCGGGACTATGACATCATTGTTTCTATGGTACCTCTTCCTTCTTCATCAGTTCTTCCTGGTCCATCAGGCCCAATTCATTTTGGTCCGCCTTCGTACTCTTCCATGACACCTTGGATGAAGCTAGTTTTGTATACAGCAGGGAATTGTGGACCATTATCTGCTATTTTCATGAAAGGACAACGTTTTAGATTGCTTCCTGAACCATTAGCTGGTTGTGAAAAGGCATTGATATGGTCTTGGGATAACTCTGTGGTAGGTGGACTAGGAGGGAAGTTTGAAGGGAACTTAGTCAAGGGCAACCTACTGTTGCATTGCTTGAACTCGATGCTTAAGCAATCTGCTGTTCTGGTGCAACCACTTAGCATGAATGATCTTAATGCATCAGGAAACCTCATCACTGTGGATATCCCTTTGCCCCTGAAGAGTGATGATCAGTCCATTGCATCTGTGATAGCTCAAACTAATTTGCCGCAGGACCAGGTCTTAAATTTGTCCTCTGTATTAAAAGACTTGTCCAGTAAATTTGAATTGAGCACACTTGGTTACCTTCGTTTATTAAGACTTCACAGGCATACTGAATCAGAATCACACCTAGAAAATGGAAGTTATCAGTGGGTGCCTTTGAGCTTGGAGTTGGGAATCCCCTTGTTCAGTCCAAAATTATGTGAGCGGATTTGTGAAAGGGTGGTTGCATCCTGTATACTTCAAAAAGAGGATCTCGCTGAACATTATGATGTGATGCAAACTGTAAGACGGCGGCTAAGAGAACTTTGTGGTGAATATCAGGCAACTGGTCCAGTTGCCAAGTTGTTCAACAAGCGAggaagctcaaaagatttgccCCGTGTTTTAATCAACAACATCAGTGGAAGATGGAATCCAGTTAATGATCCTTTAGCACCAAATGAACATGAGAGGCTTAAACTTGCTGGGCGGCAGAGATGCCGCACAGAAGTTGTGGGCTTTGATGGGACCTTTATCAGGTAGTTTTTTCTGTATTTCGAATTCATGTTATGTCCTTATGTTCCATATTATTATTCTCATTTATTTGTTGGCAACAAATGTGCATGTTCTTGAACTCAAAAGGTCATACGCACTTGCTCCTGAGAACGATGAGGCTGCCACCAAACCTATATCTGAAGAACAATCATCAACACACGACGGAAAACCAGACACAGAAGATGCAGATAGCAAGGATGTGGTATTACCAGGTGTAAACCTTATATTTGATGGAGCTGAATTGCATCCATTCGACATCAGTGCTTGCCTTCAAGCACGTCAACCTCTATGGCTGATTGCTGAGGCATCAGCGGCCTCGTCAACCGTGATATAAGTGTCCGTGTAGCCATTATCTATTCAAATATCTGGGTTTACGTTGGTGCGTACATATCTGTTTCTTGCAAGGCGTGCATCTCTAAAGGGAGATAGATACATCAGTGATCAGTCTGAGAACTCTTTTGCGGGAAGATTTTGCTGTTCAATAGGCTACTGTTTTGTTTTATGCACTCCCAAATGATGCTTTCACAGGATACATCAGCTGGGAGTCTGGGGCAATGCATTGATGAGGCTATTTACATGCACCATATATTAGTGCACATTCTCTTCTCGAACGATGTAAGTACACGTTTTCAGCCTGATCTAAACTCTCTGTTTGTGCTATTCTTGGGATATGTTGAGGAACAATAACTTGACCCAAATGATAGTCTAGTAATGTCCATAATCCATACTCCATTGTTGGATCAGGCCAGGTCAAAATGCCATTTGCCCAAATAGACCACACCTCCTTGCTTGCTGGTTGTTTTCATGATGCCACAATTCTGTTCATGTTAGAGGTGACCAAAATTTGGGGCAATTTATCTTCTAGTTACTTTTATGGAACTCTGGTTCCCAGGCCCAGTGTAATCCTGCATTTGTAGAGAACACAACCATTATGTACATGTCCCTCTATTCTTTCAGTCACTCGTGCAATCTTGTTAACGCAATGTCTTGCCTTCATTTTCAGGGTTTTTTTGGCCGATCGGTTGTGGAATTCTTTTATGGGAGTGCTTTTAGACCTGATGCTCAGAAGTGTTTACAAGTTCTTTTCTGTACAAGATTGTGCGTGTTCAGTGTTGTATAGTACTATAGATTCCCTGATATAGTACTATAGATTCCCTGATATAACTTTCCCAATGGAAATTCCAATTAGAATTTATTGACTAGACAGAACGTGCTAATATATACTCCATAGTCGCTACgtatatttctaatatttaatgtaCATTAACatagtaaaatataagtattctgtatttaaattttatactacaatataaacattcctacattaatatttatgattttaatcATTCTGATGATTCTAAAGTCAATGAGATGATATAACTTAAAAGACAGTCAAAATGAAATATTCTGATGATTCTAAAGTCAATGAGATATAACATAAAAGACAGTCAAAATGAAATGTTTTGAAAGAGAATCTAATCAAAAATTAACCAGTGGATTAACTAAaaagagaaattttttataggcaACATAAAAATGCTTAACCACTGAAGTAACTCATAAGAATCTTTTGACATCTTAAGTCGGGGCTATCGCTAAAtaggatattttaaaatttcttattcTCTACTAAAGTAGATAAAACAAttcttattttctaaaaaaaagataaaagtaaGAAGAGTCTTTAAACATCTCCAAACAAAATGGAAGTAACTAAAATAATCTTTTTAACATCTCGTTAGTCTCCCTAGACAAGATATTTTAACATCTCCGTATTGTCTGCCACAAGATAAAAAGGATAGATAAATTAACATCTGCTTAGTCTTTACTAGGTAACCAATAAAACATGATAAGAGCCATTTGCCTAGTGTATACTAAAAGAGATTaagatagaaataaaatctttgACATCTTAGTCCCTGCTGAGGCATTTTTACATCTCTTCAATCTAAGTAAAAGAGAATTAacgcatgattaattaattattaattattagctataaatatttaaaaatgggATTGATATGCttttaagcaacttttctattttCAAAGCCTAAAAAATCGACGagtagaattaattaattattgactatataaatttaaagaatagattgatatgatttctttaaagcaactttaagGAAGCGGGTGCGAAGCAAGGACGGTGCTACGCAAGCCGGAGAAATGAGAGCGGCCTAAGATAAACAGGATATACCGAAAGCAGTCAAGTTAAACGAAGATTATATACCCAAAACAGATGAGCTGACCTAGTCCAGACTGGGCTTGATATCTTCTTAGCCTCCTcttaataagacaaaaatgtttatataaccACTGAAGTACCTAAAAAGTTCTTAACATCTGCTCTCTACGGAGACCAATAAGAGACTAAACAAGATtagaaatagttatattttaaatttaaaatagaggtAGTACCGTAGTAAGAACACCGATCCATGCAGATTGCACCTTCATATGTCATATCATCAAAGCCGAGGTTCTGTGCAACGTCGTAGATTAACACAAACGGCACATTCACGGTTCATACGGCCACGTACGTAGTTAAGAGTCAAGGCACGAAGAGGATTCAAACTCCAAAGTATTTGTGGTGACATGGCATGAAAGCACAAACGAAGAAgcaacatcacatcaagttgtGCTTGGTTCCAGCTTTAGCAAGCTTTGCGTACATCGATCTTACAAACAAAGATGTGATTCTTTGAAAGGGAGAAAATACAAAGGAGCACGGTGATGGGGAGTCGTGTAGCAACATCATGGCCAAGAGACCTTCCCTACAAATCCCTAATCCAAACTCCCACGTTTCATTTCAGGCTCGAATCGCTCAGAATATGCCGGAGAGCAGGCTCGCGGCGCTGGAaagggcggcgccggtgaTGGCGAAGTGGACCATGTGGTCGGCGTTCCCGGTGTCCCCCGtcagcgccaccgccacgccggcgacggcacccGCGACGGCGCTGTTCTTCTGCATGTGTgcatcaaccaaaaaaaaaaaaagaaagagtacTAGTAAGCTACATGCTCGTGGAGATCGTCAAACCGTCAAAGTTAATTAGCAGCAAGAGATAGGCTGAAGAAATTAATGGCACTAACCCAGTCATGGCACCCTCTGACCTCTCTCAGGCCATACGTCAGTCCAGAGTACACTCCGGCCGCCAACCCTGCCAGAATAAAAAAGAACCATAATTAAAGGTTGATTTATTCTACTAATCTACTTCATGAAAAATGAATGAttcttcttttaaaatttctggTCCTAGTAAGTGATCTCTTGGAATTGATTGTTTGTACTCACCCCACTGGAAAGCCTCCTTACCAGCTGATTTTACCTGGGAAAGCACGATGATAGTTTATAAGATCGAGCTCATCAACGTGAGTAAGAAAATAGCAAACTAAAACAAGTTAAACGAGACAGACGCAGCTGGCCGGCTTACCACCGCATCAAGCGATTTCTGGCCATCATCCCCTGCACGCCAAGCATCaaaacacacgcacacacagaAAACACATGTCAAATCTCCGGCTAATCAAACGGACGCAATAACGTACCGTGTACGGTCACGTAAACACGACCAAGTCGCTAAAAGTTTGAAATGGCCAGCCGGCACTTCGCATTTTACCTCTGACACTCGAGAAGTTGCTTCTCTTGACGTTGCCGTCCAACCCAGCCGTCTCCCCTCCAAGCCCTGAAGATCATATATTTGCCAACGCTGTATTACCATACCATACCATACAAGTTTTGTACTGCCATTACATTCAGAGATGCATCCAGCAGATGATGGATGGTGACAGTGATATATTTACCTTCGACGGTGACGAAGTAGGCCTCCCGGGAGACCGCCctggcggcgccgacgccggcggcgcggatgAAGCTGTCGGCGACGCGGTTGACGAGCGGGTGGCCGAGGTCGACGAGCCACCGCTTGTCCATGCTCGCCACCTCGTCCTTGAGCGTCCGCGTGTCCAGCCTGCTGcccatctcctctcctctcctctccgggCTTCTCCTCACTAGTGCTCTACGCGAGCGAGTGCACCGATCGTTGGCTGCTCCGGGTACGTGCGGTGACGAGTGCACGACCGACGAGACGGGCGTGGCGCCGGGCGACCTAGAGGTGCAGGCGATGGTGGTGGCGGGGTTTTAAAGCGGGCGTGGGAGGGAGACCACGTGTgcggaggcgcgcggcgacgtGTCCCGCGTCGTGGCGAGCTCTCCGCGCGGGCCGCGTTCCCCACGGCGTTTTCCTGCGGGGAGACCGGCGCGTGGCTGGTACATCTGCGCCTCCGTGGGCtccaatttttctatagtcaatctaatagccaattcacatatcatatacacattttgtcttgaagCCCGTATACAGCTGACTACAAGCcaacatctcttctctctccttttatctctttaaaatatatttatagttagcttatagcctgctattgtacctgctctaagaggattttctgtttgcaatatttgactacttgtcttattcaaaaattttgaaagtattatttattttatttattattaaaaatagtttaagtattacttataaattttaatatttacactaaaattttaaataagacgaatgataaagattataagtgaatagtcagaatctttatgtttatattatgggacataGGTAGTAGGAACGTACGGTTGAAAAgacattaataaaatatatctcttATTTGTTATGTCAATAGACAATATCTCTTATTTGTTATGTCATGGACAACAATTATATGGCCATTATCAAGTTTTAGATAATTTGGTATATGTATTGAGCTAGGGAAGAAGTCCATATTGCCTCCCCCAACTATCGGTAGAGTATGTTTTACCTCCTTGAAATGCAAAACCGGGTATTTCTCATCCCTCAACTATCTATACAAGTACGTATATACTCCTATAGCAGTTTGCAAAGTTATTTTCGTCTATGTGGCACTCACGTGGCCAGTTGACCTTGTAAAGCTTGCTGAGTCAGCCATCTGAGGCAAGCTCATTTTTCTCCATCGGTTATTTTCCCATTTTCCCGTTACCAAACCCTAAAATTTGGGAGGATAGCAAGGTAGGCGACGGTGAGGATGGGACTGAGCACAGCAGCAAGGAAGGAGCGGATCAACAttgatacatacatacacaatGGATATGACGCAAGCTTAATCATTCATCCAGATAGCTAAAAGCTCATTCATTCAGAGAAAGACAACTTGATTCatagatatatacatacacataaCCGGCTGCATGTTTCCTAACAATGAAATCATTTGCCTAATACCATACCAAAGGCAACAGAAGCACATGTGAGTACCACTACAATAAGCACATATCTCTATTCTCTAACCTACTAACTTTGTCTTTTAGTTTAACAATCTCTGCTTATTTGTCACTTGCAACCTTTTGGACTGCATCAAGCTTGGTTATTTGCTCATGTAACTTCAAGTTCACTTCTTCAATCCCTGCTGCTAGTTCTTCCTTCTCCCTTCCTCAACGACCACACACAATTCCGTAAATCATTCAACAAATCTCTCACGAAGCTAGTCTTTGGCCTATCAtaccaagcaaaaaaaaaaaatgcagccaCCCACCCTGCGATTTCCATCCCAAAACCCAAATAAACACATGACAAAACCACCCGCTGTGCTCACCCGCTGCAGATGACCCGTCGCTGCTCCCACCACTTCCGTCGTTGTTGCTcacgccgccatggccgctcCCGCCATCGTCGCTCCCACCACTCGCGTTGTTGCCGCTCCAGCTGTGGCCGCTCACGTCGTTGTTGCCCTCTTGAATGTCACTAGATCTAGGGTTCTTGGAATGGGGAATTGGGAGTAAACACGATTGCATATGTACACATTTTTATGTCTCAGGCTCCCAGCTGACTCGACCAACTTGACCTGGTCAACTGTCACGTGAGACGAAAACAACTGTGCAAACCACCAAGGGAGGAGAAATACCCGGTTTTGCATTTCAGGGAGGTAAAACATACTCTACCGATAGTTGGGGGAGGCAATATGGACTTCTTCCAGTTGGTTATCTCAAAGTGTTGCAGGGCTGCGGCCTGCATGCAGGCCCGTGTAACCGGAAAAACCGTGCGGTTTTCACCCCGAGTGACCCAAGGCTCAACCAGACAAAACAGTGTAGGATGATGGATTAGTTTGCATCTAGCAGTGTTCGTTACATTGttttcagattattttttgggCTTGCGTGTTCGTTTCTTAAACCGTTAAACATTgtcttttggaaaaaaatacattgtcatCATGCCACCTTTCTAATGTGCCCTCCAATCACAAATATAATGGATTACCTATTTGGGACCTTAAGATATAGTTTTG
This is a stretch of genomic DNA from Oryza brachyantha chromosome 1, ObraRS2, whole genome shotgun sequence. It encodes these proteins:
- the LOC102702505 gene encoding protein FAM91A1 codes for the protein MAATVEEQMVVKAIREECPWESLPKRLQSSLHTKEDWHRRIVDYCIRKRLQWNTCFARRVCKEGEYYEEMMRYLRRNLALYPYHLADYICRVSRISPFRYYCDILFEAMKNEQPYDSIPNFTAADALRLTGVGRNEFIDIMNKCRSKKLMWKLNKSIAKELLPTQPVDFPIDPWWGVCLVNFTIEEFKKLSEEETATIDKICKEEANSYVLFDPKVIDGLYKRGLVYFDVPVYPDDRFKVSRLEGFVSNKDQSYEDPIEELLYAVFVVSSANATVAELAATLQADLYQLQAAASFACRLGWAVKLLDADSLLEETPTFPGNILSDDEEGSNASINSEKSGQQLLSVDAGPRKISGTAHVGLVVDANVTSYLMMGSLSPGLKSHAVTLYEAGKLGDSCIAELCSDLASLEGKKFEGVLEEFANHAFSLRCFLECLQAGGVSTSGNIDKAGEAKLPTSSVTTHLTKINIEDTVEDCPDELSQRNLSDLNGNDGNMLMSSATLSESGEGMVRNDVEDSGTTQLDGSTDIDVVKTQRKYKVDILRCESLASLPPATLERLFLRDYDIIVSMVPLPSSSVLPGPSGPIHFGPPSYSSMTPWMKLVLYTAGNCGPLSAIFMKGQRFRLLPEPLAGCEKALIWSWDNSVVGGLGGKFEGNLVKGNLLLHCLNSMLKQSAVLVQPLSMNDLNASGNLITVDIPLPLKSDDQSIASVIAQTNLPQDQVLNLSSVLKDLSSKFELSTLGYLRLLRLHRHTESESHLENGSYQWVPLSLELGIPLFSPKLCERICERVVASCILQKEDLAEHYDVMQTVRRRLRELCGEYQATGPVAKLFNKRGSSKDLPRVLINNISGRWNPVNDPLAPNEHERLKLAGRQRCRTEVVGFDGTFIRSYALAPENDEAATKPISEEQSSTHDGKPDTEDADSKDVVLPGVNLIFDGAELHPFDISACLQARQPLWLIAEASAASSTVI
- the LOC102718509 gene encoding outer envelope pore protein 16-2, chloroplastic-like, whose amino-acid sequence is MGSRLDTRTLKDEVASMDKRWLVDLGHPLVNRVADSFIRAAGVGAARAVSREAYFVTVEGLGGETAGLDGNVKRSNFSSVRGDDGQKSLDAVVKSAGKEAFQWGLAAGVYSGLTYGLREVRGCHDWKNSAVAGAVAGVAVALTGDTGNADHMVHFAITGAALSSAASLLSGIF